The Neodiprion virginianus isolate iyNeoVirg1 chromosome 5, iyNeoVirg1.1, whole genome shotgun sequence genome contains a region encoding:
- the LOC124306185 gene encoding DNA topoisomerase 2-binding protein 1 isoform X3, with translation MTSEGSQVDSDLNIYFVITRDQKDENDSSSDMWHAFNSCDEHELSPKWIKENLCDNLAPGKKDVFVLEEFEGSTFAHLKKFKCSRIVGPRCLLSCFMTGEPIPEGTSPVFTTAMRGLVVSVSGLTSEAKENIGRKVEYMGGVYSRQLRNSVTHLIANFVMSEKYEKAVEQKIPVMTENWVTAVWEASLVENIRATSSRFDEYKCPVFMNLVVTSTNLSKRKKEIKQLITDNGGIFMGALDGAKVKIVVAPEDSVLSEKLKYALQNNIACVTPQWVHHSVKHGYALPFSDYLVKTTKKCSTPEKSNVNATLNFSTISTIPGDSNQNGFVNETMMTTMSSTIQERSPLENRAAYVEVLARLNIHQAKMAGSFLDGCNIYLTGFPLDHREKLNRILNVGSATRLDDISDAVTHVIVGEPGKALPEIKSMKSMGLSPYFLTIDWLEESMKIKSTAAEEDFKYELSEDVSHEKKMEPPSPLSKKNLQLLQKPRKPPVPVFNIDKEMNQVKETEEPDLIQEYLRSNASSVANKSLKELVQQQNDSTLKSDKNSDAKTVTNGNCHTGEPHVSELSDDSTIPITQPSETNVRILEGLTFILTGFEDQEETELSSSITTLGGKVVPNSYKGIPDYGVVPLFGAPLKHTVNEIVTDLFIEDCIDLEAVVEIKYYYKPISLSKDATPLTNCVIAMSSYTGKERTFLSNVAEALGARYQDTFARKTYLNRNTYGCTHLVCPTPEGSKYNAAVKWKLPAVTADWLLACLAQERWVDETPYLVGETIIADDRPEDPKTGTPNQIDPVIGEMGPPSNPNIRQIITPKRNLPSLQSSCSSSEITPINKRLSLGDYKTPPSPFHVSTPDTPYGQCFKPNPSPATRKRWLKWAEDLPDMFVPEPPLKRRRPSTPLSELKKQLWEELKKPFVRQKDQNRAADQDEAANVSEDVPNPVEGNHASDSPLSTNTPIKKVLAFDDENSPTKTDQINLQLAQLDQVLQASTPESRPSSSSDSAKQPIYDSEPVDHITKCPVKDSQPDTVGWEAPVHTVLRRKSTIPEDVEHEDVENAPDTTVLTDVGKEIRSKPKFMLSGIKDRGDYEKVIVELGGDFSKEPNYDMSATHLLCMKPARNEKLLASIAAGKWVLHCYYLRDSEEAGMFLDEEKYEWGNPKSENIIPNPTTDTESQIAAAAHRWRLKLTTNPGGAFRDMVALLIGPKERCQQFQRLICAGGGTVVEARPPYNTSPKSKKITHCFIQVKQIDQPVDWAMMASKGILCFLPQYLSDHLTAEKQLNPKDCVLPEFRKYLSLLPK, from the exons ATGACCAGCGAAGGAAGTCAGGTGGACTCCGATTTGAACATATATTTTGTCATAACGAGAGATCAGAAAGATGAGAACGATTCCTCAAGCGACATGTGGCATGCATTTAAT AGCTGCGACGAACACGAATTATCGCCAAAATGGATAAAAGAGAATTTATGCGACAACTTAGCACCAGGAAAGAAGGACGTGTTTGTATTGGAAGAATTTGAGGGGTCAACGTTCgcacatttgaaaaaatttaaatgctC CAGAATAGTTGGACCGCGATGTTTACTGAGCTGTTTCATGACCGGGGAACCAATTCCCGAAGGAACCAGCCCAGTATTCACAACTGCAATGAGAGGCCTGGTTGTCAGTGTGTCTGGTCTCACTTCAGAGGCAAAA gaAAATATAGGAAGGAAGGTAGAATACATGGGGGGTGTTTATTCGCGACAATTGCGAAACAGTGTCACACATTTGATTGCAAATTTCGTGATGTCTGAGAAGTACGAG AAAGctgttgaacaaaaaataccaGTCATGACCGAGAATTGGGTAACAGCAGTATGGGAAGCAAGTCTTGTGGAAAATATACGGGCTACGAGCAGTAGATTTGACGAATACAAGTGCCCTGTCTTCATGAATCTAGTTGTTACCTCAACCAATTTATCTAAGCGAAAAAAAGAGATTAAACAATTGATCACTGATAATGGTGGT ATATTTATGGGAGCTTTAGATGGTGCCAAAGTAAAGATCGTTGTAGCCCCAGAAGATTCAGTGCTCAGTGAAAAGCTTAAGTATGCATTGCAAAATAACATTGCCTGCGTTACACCCCAATGGGTTCATCACAGTGTGAAGCACGGTTATGCCCTGCCGTTCTCAGACTACTTAgtaaaaactacaaaaaaatgttcaacgcCTGAGAAATCTAATG TTAATGCAACATTAAACTTTTCCACTATAAGTACCATACCGGGAGATTCGAATCAAAATGGTTTTGTCAATGAAACTATGATGACAACAATGTCCAGTACAATTCAGGAGCGATCACCGCTGGAAAacagag CTGCTTATGTGGAAGTGCTGGCCAGACTTAATATTCACCAGGCAAAAATGGCAGGATCATTTTTAGATGGTTGCAAT ATCTATCTGACCGGATTTCCGTTGGATCACAGAGAAAAGCTGAACCGCATATTAAATGTAGGAAGTGCAACACGATTAGACGACATATCGGATGCTGTGACTCATGTTATTGTTGGAGAACCAGGCAAAGCATTGcctgaaataaaatcaatgaaatcaATGGGACTGAG TCCGTATTTTCTAACAATAGATTGGTTGGAagaaagtatgaaaataaaaagcacTGCTGCAGAAGAAGACTTCAAGTATGAGTTAAGCGAAGACGTATcccatgagaaaaaaatggaaccaCCATCTCCGCTTAGTAAAAAG AATTTACAATTACTCCAAAAACCCAGGAAACCACCAGTACCAGTGTTCAATATTGACAAGGAAATGAATCAAGTGAAAGAAACTGAAGAGCCTGATCTTATTCAAGAATATCTGAGGTCGAATGCATCTA GTGTAGCCAATAAATCGCTCAAAGAACTTGTACAACAACAGAATGATTCGACACTAAAAAGCGACAAAAACAGTGATGCAAAAACTGTCACCAACGGTAATTGTCACACAGGTGAACCACACGTTTCAGAATTAAGCGATGACTCCACAATACCCATAACACAACCATCTGAAACAAATGTCCGAATTCTGGAAG GtttaacttttattttaaCTGGATTTGAAGATCAAGAAGAAACTGAGCTATCGTCTAGCATAACTACACTGGGAGGAAAAGTAGTCCCAAATTCCTACAAAGGAATCCCTGATTACGGTGTCGTACCATTATTTGGCGCTCCGCTAAAACATACAGTGAATGAAATAGTTACAGATTTATTCATC GAAGATTGTATAGACTTGGAGGCAGTAGTTGAGATCAAGTATTATTACAAGCCAATTTCTTTGAGTAAAGACGCTACACCGTTGACGAACTGTGTCATTGCAATGAGCTCATACACGGGAAAGGAGAgaacatttttatcaaatgTAGCCGAAGCGCTTGGTGCGAG GTATCAAGATACATTTGCCCGTAAAACTTACTTGAACAGAAACACATATGGATGTACACATCTGGTCTGTCCAACACCAGAAGGAAGTAAATACAATGCAGCAGTTAAATGGAAACTTCCTGCTGTAACTGCTGATTGGCTTTTAGCTTGTCTAGCTCAAGAGCGCTGGGTAGATGAAACCCCGTATCTTGTTGGCGAAACGATTATAG CTGACGACAGACCCGAGGATCCGAAAACGGGAACACCAAATCAAATAGATCCAGTCATTGGCGAAATGGGACCGCCTTCGAATCCAAATATAAGACAAATTATAACTCCAAAACGCAATTTACCATCTCTCCAG AGTTCCTGTTCTTCTTCTGAGATTACACCCATAAACAAGAGGCTCAGTCTTGGCGATTACAAAACTCCACCATCCCCATTTCATGTATCCACCCCAGACACACCGTATGGACAGTGTTTCAAACCAAATCCATCTCCAGCAACGAGGAAAAGGTGGCTAAAGTGGGCCGAGGACTTGCCTGATATGTTTGTGCCGGAACCACCGTTGAAACGTCGACGACCTAGTACC cCACTTTCAGAactgaaaaaacaattatgggaggaattgaaaaaaccATTTGTACGTCAGAAAGATCAA AATCGTGCAGCAGATCAGGATGAAGCTGCGAATGTATCAGAAGATGTTCCAAACCCAGTCGAGGGGAACCACGCAAGCGATTCACCGCTGTCCACTAATACACCTATAAAAAAAGTATTGGCCTTCGATGATGAGAATAGTCCTACGAAAACAgatcaaataaattt acaACTTGCTCAACTTGATCAAGTTCTCCAAGCCTCAACCCCAGAGTCTAGACCCTCCTCATCTTCTGATTCTGCAAAACAACCTATATATGATTCTGAACCTGTCGATCATATAACAAAGT gccCTGTTAAAGATTCACAGCCTGATACTGTTGGTTGGGAGGCTCCAGTCCATACAGTGCTACGTCGAAAG TCTACCATACCTGAAGATGTCGAACATGAAGATGTAGAGAATGCACCAGACACAACTGTTCTGACAGACGTGGGCAAGGAAATCCGGAGTAAACCCAAATTTATGCTCTCTGGAATAAAG GATCGAGGTGATTACGAAAAAGTAATAGTAGAATTAGGTGGTGATTTTTCAAAGGAACCAAACTATGACATGTCGGCAACTCACCTGCTGTGCATGAAGCCTGCACGGAATGAAAAACTCCTTGCAAGTATAGCCGCAGGAAAATGGGTACTCCACTGTTACTACTTAAGAGATTCCGAAGAAGCAGGAATGTTTCTCGAT gaagaaaaatacgagtGGGGTAATCCTAagagtgaaaatattattccaaaCCCTACTACCGACACCGAAAGCCAAATCGCAGCTGCTGCCCACAGATGGAGGCTAAAATTGACAACAAATCCAGGCGGTGCTTTTCGTGACATGGTTGCTCTGCTCATAGGACCAAAGGAGAGATGCCAGCAGTTTCAAAGACTAATTTGTGCTGGTGGGGGAACAGTTGTCGAAGCCAG ACCGCCTTACAACACGAGTCCGAAGTCTAAGAAAATAACTCACTGTTTTATACAAGTTAAGCAGATAGACCAGCCAGTGGACTGGGCGATGATGGCAAGCAAGGGAatactttgttttttaccGCAATATCTCAGTGATCATTTGACGGCTGAAAAACAGCTCAATCCGAAAGACTGTGTATTACCTGAATTCAGAAAATATCTTTCTCTCTTGccaaaataa
- the LOC124306185 gene encoding DNA topoisomerase 2-binding protein 1 isoform X2, whose amino-acid sequence MKYRMTSEGSQVDSDLNIYFVITRDQKDENDSSSDMWHAFNSCDEHELSPKWIKENLCDNLAPGKKDVFVLEEFEGSTFAHLKKFKCSIVGPRCLLSCFMTGEPIPEGTSPVFTTAMRGLVVSVSGLTSEAKENIGRKVEYMGGVYSRQLRNSVTHLIANFVMSEKYEKAVEQKIPVMTENWVTAVWEASLVENIRATSSRFDEYKCPVFMNLVVTSTNLSKRKKEIKQLITDNGGIFMGALDGAKVKIVVAPEDSVLSEKLKYALQNNIACVTPQWVHHSVKHGYALPFSDYLVKTTKKCSTPEKSNVNATLNFSTISTIPGDSNQNGFVNETMMTTMSSTIQERSPLENRAAYVEVLARLNIHQAKMAGSFLDGCNIYLTGFPLDHREKLNRILNVGSATRLDDISDAVTHVIVGEPGKALPEIKSMKSMGLSPYFLTIDWLEESMKIKSTAAEEDFKYELSEDVSHEKKMEPPSPLSKKNLQLLQKPRKPPVPVFNIDKEMNQVKETEEPDLIQEYLRSNASSVANKSLKELVQQQNDSTLKSDKNSDAKTVTNGNCHTGEPHVSELSDDSTIPITQPSETNVRILEGLTFILTGFEDQEETELSSSITTLGGKVVPNSYKGIPDYGVVPLFGAPLKHTVNEIVTDLFIEDCIDLEAVVEIKYYYKPISLSKDATPLTNCVIAMSSYTGKERTFLSNVAEALGARYQDTFARKTYLNRNTYGCTHLVCPTPEGSKYNAAVKWKLPAVTADWLLACLAQERWVDETPYLVGETIIADDRPEDPKTGTPNQIDPVIGEMGPPSNPNIRQIITPKRNLPSLQSSCSSSEITPINKRLSLGDYKTPPSPFHVSTPDTPYGQCFKPNPSPATRKRWLKWAEDLPDMFVPEPPLKRRRPSTPLSELKKQLWEELKKPFVRQKDQNRAADQDEAANVSEDVPNPVEGNHASDSPLSTNTPIKKVLAFDDENSPTKTDQINLQLAQLDQVLQASTPESRPSSSSDSAKQPIYDSEPVDHITKCPVKDSQPDTVGWEAPVHTVLRRKSTIPEDVEHEDVENAPDTTVLTDVGKEIRSKPKFMLSGIKDRGDYEKVIVELGGDFSKEPNYDMSATHLLCMKPARNEKLLASIAAGKWVLHCYYLRDSEEAGMFLDEEKYEWGNPKSENIIPNPTTDTESQIAAAAHRWRLKLTTNPGGAFRDMVALLIGPKERCQQFQRLICAGGGTVVEARPPYNTSPKSKKITHCFIQVKQIDQPVDWAMMASKGILCFLPQYLSDHLTAEKQLNPKDCVLPEFRKYLSLLPK is encoded by the exons ATGAAATACAGAATGACCAGCGAAGGAAGTCAGGTGGACTCCGATTTGAACATATATTTTGTCATAACGAGAGATCAGAAAGATGAGAACGATTCCTCAAGCGACATGTGGCATGCATTTAAT AGCTGCGACGAACACGAATTATCGCCAAAATGGATAAAAGAGAATTTATGCGACAACTTAGCACCAGGAAAGAAGGACGTGTTTGTATTGGAAGAATTTGAGGGGTCAACGTTCgcacatttgaaaaaatttaaatgctC AATAGTTGGACCGCGATGTTTACTGAGCTGTTTCATGACCGGGGAACCAATTCCCGAAGGAACCAGCCCAGTATTCACAACTGCAATGAGAGGCCTGGTTGTCAGTGTGTCTGGTCTCACTTCAGAGGCAAAA gaAAATATAGGAAGGAAGGTAGAATACATGGGGGGTGTTTATTCGCGACAATTGCGAAACAGTGTCACACATTTGATTGCAAATTTCGTGATGTCTGAGAAGTACGAG AAAGctgttgaacaaaaaataccaGTCATGACCGAGAATTGGGTAACAGCAGTATGGGAAGCAAGTCTTGTGGAAAATATACGGGCTACGAGCAGTAGATTTGACGAATACAAGTGCCCTGTCTTCATGAATCTAGTTGTTACCTCAACCAATTTATCTAAGCGAAAAAAAGAGATTAAACAATTGATCACTGATAATGGTGGT ATATTTATGGGAGCTTTAGATGGTGCCAAAGTAAAGATCGTTGTAGCCCCAGAAGATTCAGTGCTCAGTGAAAAGCTTAAGTATGCATTGCAAAATAACATTGCCTGCGTTACACCCCAATGGGTTCATCACAGTGTGAAGCACGGTTATGCCCTGCCGTTCTCAGACTACTTAgtaaaaactacaaaaaaatgttcaacgcCTGAGAAATCTAATG TTAATGCAACATTAAACTTTTCCACTATAAGTACCATACCGGGAGATTCGAATCAAAATGGTTTTGTCAATGAAACTATGATGACAACAATGTCCAGTACAATTCAGGAGCGATCACCGCTGGAAAacagag CTGCTTATGTGGAAGTGCTGGCCAGACTTAATATTCACCAGGCAAAAATGGCAGGATCATTTTTAGATGGTTGCAAT ATCTATCTGACCGGATTTCCGTTGGATCACAGAGAAAAGCTGAACCGCATATTAAATGTAGGAAGTGCAACACGATTAGACGACATATCGGATGCTGTGACTCATGTTATTGTTGGAGAACCAGGCAAAGCATTGcctgaaataaaatcaatgaaatcaATGGGACTGAG TCCGTATTTTCTAACAATAGATTGGTTGGAagaaagtatgaaaataaaaagcacTGCTGCAGAAGAAGACTTCAAGTATGAGTTAAGCGAAGACGTATcccatgagaaaaaaatggaaccaCCATCTCCGCTTAGTAAAAAG AATTTACAATTACTCCAAAAACCCAGGAAACCACCAGTACCAGTGTTCAATATTGACAAGGAAATGAATCAAGTGAAAGAAACTGAAGAGCCTGATCTTATTCAAGAATATCTGAGGTCGAATGCATCTA GTGTAGCCAATAAATCGCTCAAAGAACTTGTACAACAACAGAATGATTCGACACTAAAAAGCGACAAAAACAGTGATGCAAAAACTGTCACCAACGGTAATTGTCACACAGGTGAACCACACGTTTCAGAATTAAGCGATGACTCCACAATACCCATAACACAACCATCTGAAACAAATGTCCGAATTCTGGAAG GtttaacttttattttaaCTGGATTTGAAGATCAAGAAGAAACTGAGCTATCGTCTAGCATAACTACACTGGGAGGAAAAGTAGTCCCAAATTCCTACAAAGGAATCCCTGATTACGGTGTCGTACCATTATTTGGCGCTCCGCTAAAACATACAGTGAATGAAATAGTTACAGATTTATTCATC GAAGATTGTATAGACTTGGAGGCAGTAGTTGAGATCAAGTATTATTACAAGCCAATTTCTTTGAGTAAAGACGCTACACCGTTGACGAACTGTGTCATTGCAATGAGCTCATACACGGGAAAGGAGAgaacatttttatcaaatgTAGCCGAAGCGCTTGGTGCGAG GTATCAAGATACATTTGCCCGTAAAACTTACTTGAACAGAAACACATATGGATGTACACATCTGGTCTGTCCAACACCAGAAGGAAGTAAATACAATGCAGCAGTTAAATGGAAACTTCCTGCTGTAACTGCTGATTGGCTTTTAGCTTGTCTAGCTCAAGAGCGCTGGGTAGATGAAACCCCGTATCTTGTTGGCGAAACGATTATAG CTGACGACAGACCCGAGGATCCGAAAACGGGAACACCAAATCAAATAGATCCAGTCATTGGCGAAATGGGACCGCCTTCGAATCCAAATATAAGACAAATTATAACTCCAAAACGCAATTTACCATCTCTCCAG AGTTCCTGTTCTTCTTCTGAGATTACACCCATAAACAAGAGGCTCAGTCTTGGCGATTACAAAACTCCACCATCCCCATTTCATGTATCCACCCCAGACACACCGTATGGACAGTGTTTCAAACCAAATCCATCTCCAGCAACGAGGAAAAGGTGGCTAAAGTGGGCCGAGGACTTGCCTGATATGTTTGTGCCGGAACCACCGTTGAAACGTCGACGACCTAGTACC cCACTTTCAGAactgaaaaaacaattatgggaggaattgaaaaaaccATTTGTACGTCAGAAAGATCAA AATCGTGCAGCAGATCAGGATGAAGCTGCGAATGTATCAGAAGATGTTCCAAACCCAGTCGAGGGGAACCACGCAAGCGATTCACCGCTGTCCACTAATACACCTATAAAAAAAGTATTGGCCTTCGATGATGAGAATAGTCCTACGAAAACAgatcaaataaattt acaACTTGCTCAACTTGATCAAGTTCTCCAAGCCTCAACCCCAGAGTCTAGACCCTCCTCATCTTCTGATTCTGCAAAACAACCTATATATGATTCTGAACCTGTCGATCATATAACAAAGT gccCTGTTAAAGATTCACAGCCTGATACTGTTGGTTGGGAGGCTCCAGTCCATACAGTGCTACGTCGAAAG TCTACCATACCTGAAGATGTCGAACATGAAGATGTAGAGAATGCACCAGACACAACTGTTCTGACAGACGTGGGCAAGGAAATCCGGAGTAAACCCAAATTTATGCTCTCTGGAATAAAG GATCGAGGTGATTACGAAAAAGTAATAGTAGAATTAGGTGGTGATTTTTCAAAGGAACCAAACTATGACATGTCGGCAACTCACCTGCTGTGCATGAAGCCTGCACGGAATGAAAAACTCCTTGCAAGTATAGCCGCAGGAAAATGGGTACTCCACTGTTACTACTTAAGAGATTCCGAAGAAGCAGGAATGTTTCTCGAT gaagaaaaatacgagtGGGGTAATCCTAagagtgaaaatattattccaaaCCCTACTACCGACACCGAAAGCCAAATCGCAGCTGCTGCCCACAGATGGAGGCTAAAATTGACAACAAATCCAGGCGGTGCTTTTCGTGACATGGTTGCTCTGCTCATAGGACCAAAGGAGAGATGCCAGCAGTTTCAAAGACTAATTTGTGCTGGTGGGGGAACAGTTGTCGAAGCCAG ACCGCCTTACAACACGAGTCCGAAGTCTAAGAAAATAACTCACTGTTTTATACAAGTTAAGCAGATAGACCAGCCAGTGGACTGGGCGATGATGGCAAGCAAGGGAatactttgttttttaccGCAATATCTCAGTGATCATTTGACGGCTGAAAAACAGCTCAATCCGAAAGACTGTGTATTACCTGAATTCAGAAAATATCTTTCTCTCTTGccaaaataa